The following coding sequences lie in one Entelurus aequoreus isolate RoL-2023_Sb unplaced genomic scaffold, RoL_Eaeq_v1.1 HiC_scaffold_112, whole genome shotgun sequence genomic window:
- the LOC133645458 gene encoding thioredoxin-like protein 4A isoform X1, whose translation MSYMLPHLHNGWQVDQAILSEEDRVLVIRFGHDWDPTCMKMDEVLYSIAEKVKNFAVIYLVDITEVPDFNKMYELYDPCTVMFFFRNKHIMIDLGTGNNNKINWTMEDKQEMIDIVETVYRGARKGRGLVVSPKDYSTKYRY comes from the exons ATGTCGTACATGCTCCCACATCTCCACAATGGCTGGCAAGTAGACCAGGCCATCCTCTCCGAAGAAGACCGAGTGCTCGTCATCCGCTTCGGACACGACTGGGACCCCACGTGTATGAAGATGGACGAGGTCTTGTACAGCATCGCCGAGAAG GTGAAGAACTTTGCAGTCATCTACCTGGTGGACATCACGGAAGTGCCAGACTTCAACAAGATGTACGAGTTGTACGACCCTTGCACTGTCATGTTCTTCTTCAG GAACAAGCACATCATGATCGACTTAGGCACCGGCAACAACAACAAGATCAACTGGACCATGGAGGACAAGCAGGAGATGATAGACATTGTTGAGACGGTGTACCGAGGAGCCAGGAAAGGACGAGGTCTGGTGGTGTCACCCAAGGATTACTCTACAAAATACAGATATTGA
- the LOC133645458 gene encoding thioredoxin-like protein 4A isoform X2, producing MSYMLPHLHNGWQVDQAILSEEDRVLVIRFGHDWDPTCMKMDEVLYSIAEKVKNFAVIYLVDITEVPDFNKMNKHIMIDLGTGNNNKINWTMEDKQEMIDIVETVYRGARKGRGLVVSPKDYSTKYRY from the exons ATGTCGTACATGCTCCCACATCTCCACAATGGCTGGCAAGTAGACCAGGCCATCCTCTCCGAAGAAGACCGAGTGCTCGTCATCCGCTTCGGACACGACTGGGACCCCACGTGTATGAAGATGGACGAGGTCTTGTACAGCATCGCCGAGAAG GTGAAGAACTTTGCAGTCATCTACCTGGTGGACATCACGGAAGTGCCAGACTTCAACAAGAT GAACAAGCACATCATGATCGACTTAGGCACCGGCAACAACAACAAGATCAACTGGACCATGGAGGACAAGCAGGAGATGATAGACATTGTTGAGACGGTGTACCGAGGAGCCAGGAAAGGACGAGGTCTGGTGGTGTCACCCAAGGATTACTCTACAAAATACAGATATTGA
- the LOC133645457 gene encoding E3 ubiquitin-protein ligase znrf2-like produces the protein MGAKPSSPAYDGRTRAYSSSDLPSGNASGGERFAGFRYTNGPEGPRIRYTGAGPTSSGLSIPAGGRSGSDGTDGEDEGHRLLIGSLPAHLSPRLLTGFHCPVCSKFMASDEIEKHLLMCFSKSRLTYNKDILSRDSGECAICLEELEQGDTIARLPCLCIYHKGCIDEWFEVNRSCPEHPSN, from the exons ATGGGGGCCAAACCCAGCAGCCCCGCCTATGATGGCAGAACCCGGGCTTATTCCAGCTCCGACCTCCCGTCCGGGAACGCCAGCGGAGGGGAACGCTTTGCGGGCTTCAGGTACACCAACGGACCGGAGGGCCCCAGGATCAGGTACACGGGCGCAGGGCCCACCAGCTCAGGCCTGAGTATCCCAGCTGGGGGCAGGTCAGGCTCAGATGGCACAGATGGTGAGGACGAGGGCCACAGGTTGCTCATTGGCTCTCTACCTGCTCATCTGTCCCCTCGCCTGCTGACAG GTTTCCATTGTCCCGTCTGCTCCAAGTTCATGGCGTCTGATGAAATAGAGAAGCATCTGCTCATGTGTTTCAGCAAATCGCGCCTTACCTACAACA AAGACATCCTGTCCAGAGATTCTGGTGAATGTGCCATCTGCTTAGAGGAGCTGGAGCAAGGAGACACCATTGCCAGGCTCCCCTGCCTGTGTATCTACCATAAAGG ATGTATAGATGAGTGGTTTGAGGTGAATCGCTCATGTCCGGAACATCCCTCCAACTAG